The following are from one region of the Carassius auratus strain Wakin chromosome 43, ASM336829v1, whole genome shotgun sequence genome:
- the LOC113061850 gene encoding RAC-beta serine/threonine-protein kinase codes for MNEVSIVREGWLHKRGEYIKTWRPRYFILKSDGSFIGYKEKPETSDHNQPPLNNFSVAECQLMKTERPRPNTFVIRCLQWTTVIERTFHVDSNAEREEWIRAIQDVANGLKSREEEEPMDINFGSPGDNSLEGMEAAIAKSRTKVTMSDFDYLKLLGKGTFGKVILVREKATGMYYAMKILRKEVIIAKDEVAHTVTESRVLQNTRHPFLTTLKYAFQTRDRLCFVMEYANGGELFFHLSRERVFTEDRARFYGAEIVSALEYLHSKDVVYRDLKLENLMLDKDGHIKITDFGLCKEGITNEATMKTFCGTPEYLAPEVLEDNDYGRAVDWWGLGVVMYEMMCGRLPFYNQDHERLFELILMEEIRFPRNLSPEAKALLAGLLKKDPKQRLGGGPEDAKEVMTHKFFSSMNWQDVLQKKLIPPFKPQVTSETDTRYFDDEFTAQTITVTPPDQYDSLDAEGPDTRTHFSQFSYSASVRE; via the exons ATGAACGAGGTCAGCATCGTCAGAGAGGGCTGGCTCCACAAGAGAG GTGAATACATTAAGACATGGAGGCCCCGATATTTCATCCTAAAGAGTGATGGCTCTTTCATTGGCTACAAAGAGAAGCCAGAGACGTCAGACCACAATCAGCCGCCTCTCAATAACTTCTCTGTTGCAG AGTGTCAGCTGATGAAGACTGAACGGCCTCGGCCAAACACATTTGTCATCCGCTGCTTGCAGTGGACCACTGTTATTGAGCGCACCTTCCATGTGGACAGCAATGCTGAAAG AGAGGAGTGGATACGTGCAATTCAGGATGTTGCCAATGGGCTCAAGTCCCGGGAAGAGGAAGAGCCAATGGACATCAACTTTGGCTCCCCTGGAGACAACAGCTTGGAGGGGATGGAGGCTGCCATTGCAAAGTCTCGCACCAAAGTG ACAATGAGTGACTTCGACTACTTAAAGCTGCTGGGCAAAGGCACATTTGGAAAGGTGATTCTAGTAAGGGAAAAGGCTACTGGCATGTACTATGCCATGAAGATCCTACGCAAAGAGGTCATCATTGCTAAG GACGAGGTTGCACACACAGTCACAGAAAGCAGAGTGTTGCAGAACACACGGCATCCGTTCCTCACA ACACTAAAATACGCCTTCCAGACACGAGATCGATTGTGTTTTGTCATGGAGTACGCAAACGGGGGCGAG CTGTTCTTCCACTTGTCTCGAGAGCGCGTGTTTACGGAAGATAGAGCTCGCTTCTATGGGGCTGAAATTGTTTCAGCGTTGGAATATCTGCACTCTAAAGATGTCGTCTACAGGGACCTAAAG CTGGAGAATCTAATGCTGGACAAAGACGGTCATATTAAAATCACAGACTTTGGCCTGTGTAAAGAGGGCATTACTAACGAGGCCACCATGAAGACATTCTGTGGGACCCCAGAGTACCTTGCTCCTGAG GTATTAGAAGACAATGATTACGGCCGTGCGGTGGATTGGTGGGGTCTGGGAGTGGTCATGTATGAAATGATGTGTGGTCGGCTGCCGTTCTATAACCAGGACCACGAACGTCTGTTTGAGCTCATTTTAATGGAGGAGATCCGCTTCCCTAGAAACCTCTCGCCCGAGGCAAAGGCCTTGCTGGCCGGCCTGCTCAAGAAAGACCCCAAACAGAG GCTTGGAGGAGGTCCTGAGGATGCCAAAGAAGTGATGACACACAAGTTCTTCAGTTCCATGAACTGGCAAGATGTCCTTCAAAAGAAG CTTATCCCACCCTTCAAGCCGCAAGTGACCTCAGAGACAGACACACGCTACTTTGACGACGAGTTCACTGCACAGACCATTACTGTCACACCACCTGACCAAT ATGACAGTCTTGATGCCGAGGGTCCAGATACACGCACACACTTCTCGCAGTTCTCCTACTCAGCCAGTGTGCGGGAGTGA